The sequence TATGCTTTGGCTCTTTCCTGTTGCCATTTCAACTCTCTTTGACTTGAGTGAAGTAAATATAGATTTTGCTTTTCAATCAATGTTGTCTGCGTATGAGTAGTTTATTTTTTAGATGAGCGAAAAAGGTGACTATGTGTTGGCTCATAAAGTTTAGATCGGTTGTTGCTTTGTTCTAAAGCAGGGCTTATGACATAAAGAGTGGTTCTAATAAGTCCCTGTTTGATAGATGTGGCAGCCATTTGACTAAGTGGTACCACTTTTAGCCACTCATCTTCCCAGCTAACCCGATATCCAATAGCGACGGGAGTATTTGCTGGGTAATAGTTTAGAAGTGTTTTTTGAGCTTCTTTGACATGTCTTGCACTTAGGTATAGGCAAAGAGAAGCTCTTATTGATGCAAGATGCTCTAGACGTTCACGTATGGGCATACCTGTACGACCTCCTGCTCTGGTAAGAACTATTGTTTGGATTTGACCTGGGATGGTGAGTTCAGCCTTCAAAGTCGCTGCTGTTGCTTGATATGCACTAAGCCCAGGGACTACTTCTACATCGATGCCTGCTTCTTCCAGCCCACAGATTTGTTCTGATAGGGCTCCATAAAGACAGGGGTCTCCATCGTGAAGGCGAACAATCTTTTTCCCTTGTTGGTGCTTTTTGATAAGCAGTGCAAGAATTTCTTCTAGAGTTAAAGAGCTAGTACTTATACGCTCGCAGTTTTCAGGTGCTAGAGCAGCAATCTGTGGTGGAATTAATGAGTCTGCCCAAATCAATACCTCGGCTTGTTTTAAACGTTCTGAGGCCCTGATGGTCATTAAATCGATGGCCCCTGGGCCAGCTCCCACAATGGAGATTGGATTCATCTAGCCCTCTTCTTTTGAAATTTGGAAGTCCAAGGCATTTCTTTTTTAAGGTAATAAATCCACCCAAGGCCCATTGCTCCTATCCCGATTAGAAGAACACTTATTACTTGAGCTATTCGTAATCCACCTTCACATGAAGGTGGCAAAGCTCCTAAGCAAAGTGGATCTGTGCGTAAGCCTTCTATCCAAAGTCTACCAATGCTATAGCAAATTAAATAAATACAGCTCAATGCACCTGATGGTAGTTTAGTGATTCCTTTGAGGTCTAGTTGGAACAAAACTATTAAAAGAGCGCAAACTAGAAGATTCCAAATTGATTCATAAAGAAACGTTGGATGAAAGAATTTTTGATCTGCAAAGATTTCGGGTCTGAAATTGTAAGGAATAAATAATTTCCATGGTAGATCAGTTGGGACTCCAAAAGCTTCATTATTGAAGAAGTTACCCCAGCGCCCTATTGCTTGCCCTAGGGCTACTGAGGGTAGTAGAACATCAAGTACATTCCAAAAATGTTGATCTGTAAAGCGACAAAAAAATATTACTGAAAGAGTTCCAGCAATTAATGCACCATGAATAGCAATTCCTCCTCCCCATATCTCTAATGCACTTGGTATTGGAACATAAATCCCTAAAAGTTTTACTGAACCCCAAAAATTTATTCCGCTATAGTTTCTCCATTCAAACCCTACATAATAGATTCTTGCCCCAATCACAGAAGACAAGACAAGTAGAGGCATTAGGTCATTTATGAGACCTTTTTTTATGCCCCGTTGATTTGCAAGCTTAGACGATAGGTTTAGGCCTATTAATACTGCTATTGCAATTAGTAATCCATACCAACGAACAACAAAAGGACCAAGTTGAATGAATTCAGGCCCTGGAGATCTAAAAGTAGCAATTAACTCTCCCATTCATTTTGGAATTGGCAATAACAAACTCCCTTCTCTATTTAGATACCCTCTGCAGCTTGAACTTTCTCTACTTGCTTTTTCTTTAAAACTAGCATGATTTGTGACAGAGTCACTCCCATGAAGAATACAAGTAGGCCAATTACTCTTGCAGGACTTTGTAGCACTACTTCGGTGTCAACTTGACCAAAACCTCCAACATTTGGGTCATTAGTTAGATATTGACCTGACTCAACCTTGTCTTCAACTTCTACTATTAAGCTTGGTCCGACAGGAATCTCTTCTCTAACTAACTCACCATCATCTGTTTGGATATTAATCACTCTAGAATTATTTTCACCAGGATCAATTGAAGTTATTGTTCCTGATTTAGTAGCTGTAAAAACAGAGTTGTTACTTTTTTCTCCAGTTGGGTAAACTTGGCCTCGCCCTCTATTTCCACCAACATGAATGGAATATTTTCCAAAGTGAATATTGCTATTTGAAGAAGGGTCAGGAGAAAGTATTGGAAAGATTATTTCTTTGTTTTGATCCCCTGGTAGAGGACCTACAAGAATAATATTTTCTTTTTCCTCACTGTATTGAGTGAAGTAAACGCCTTTGGTTTCTTCTTTGATTTTTTCAGTCCAGCGATCTTGTGGTGCAAGCTTGAAACCATCAGGAAGCATTACGACAGCTCCAACTTGTAAGGGTACTTCGCTGCCATCCGCTCCTATTTCTTGCGTTCCAGTTTTGTAGGGCACTTTTACTGCTGCCGTAAATACACTGTCAGCTCTTACCGATTGAGGGACTTCGGCTTGCGTGGTCATATTTGCAAGGTGGCAGTTAGCACAAACAATCTTTCCAGTTGCTTCTCGAGGGTTTTCATAGTTTTGTTGGGCCCAGAAAGGATAAGCCCAACTGGCTTGAGGAGTTATAAGCATCGATATGCCTATAAGTAATGAACTGAGAAGAAAGGTTATTAGGCGGCGCATGAGGGGAAAAATCAGTTAAGAAGCTTGGTTAGATGAAGATTGGATAGAGCCAATTAACCCCACCATGGTTTATCACCTGTTCGAAAGTCTGTTTCGGTCCATTGGCTGATCAATACGTTGTCATCTTCGACAGAAACATGAGCGATTGCAAGAGATAGTGGCGCCGGACCTCTTACAACTTTCCCATTTGTGTCATATTGACTTCCATGACAAGGGCAAATGAATTTATTTGCCCCAGAGTTCCATGGAACTACGCAACCTAGGTGAGTGCAAATGGCATTGATTCCAAAGTTGCTAATTGCATCAGCCTTCTCGACTACTAGATAGGTAGGGTCACCTTTTAGTCCTTGAACAAGGCTCCGATCCCCGACTGGGTGCTTTGCAAGCCAGCCAGAAGAAGTGACTGGATTCCCAAGCTCATCCTTTGCAGTAGTTCCACCACCACTACCCCCAGCTCTAATAGGAGTGAAATATTGGCTTACTGGGTACAGGGCCCCCAGTGCTACTCCTGTAACGGTCCCAAATGTGAGCAAGTTCATGAACTGCCTTCGACCCATAGAGGGCACATCTTGGGCGTTCATTTGTGTCATGACAGATGCACAACGAGGTCACAATGCAAACCATTATGGACTGTGAAGGTCATTTGGTCTTTGCAAAACAGAGCTTTTTATATGCCCGCACATTTTGAGTCTTCGTTTTTAGCCACTTTTGCTGAATCAGAAACTTCTTAAGAAGGGGACGAATCGTTTAATGGTCGGAGGAATTGGTCCCCAGTCGCTTCAGAAATGGATTTGATGCAAAAAATCCTATTATTGAGAGTTGTTGTAGGAATAATCTGAGAAGTAGTGCGGCATTGCTCTCATGAGGTCTTTGTCTACCCTCAAAATGGAAAGTTGTTGTTTTGACTCGACCTTTTGTGCAGCGTTGATAGGAAGACTCTTGAAAATGCTTCCGAAACTTGTTTTGAAGGGAAAAATCAATCAGTTGTTAGCTGATTCTTTTTTAAGCAAGTTTTTTATTGAAACTGATCAATAAGTGCAACTAACCCAACGCCTATAAGAAATAGAACCGTTATTGCAGTAGCTAACAACAACATTGTGATGGGATCAGTGGATGGGGTTAAAACTGCCCCTGCAATTGCAGCAGTTAAAACTACCCAGCGCCAGGCAGAAAGCATTTGTTTCCATTTCACTAGACCTAACGCACCTAAAAGAAGCTGCAAAATAGGGAGCTGAAAAGCTAGGCCTGTTGCAATCATTAAAAGCAGCACAAAATCTAAGTAACGTTCTATTGACCAAATTGGCTCAACCACATCAGCGCCATAACTAACAAGAAACCCCAGTGCTGCAGGAACTAATACCCATAAGGAGAAAAACAAACCTGTTAGAAATAAGATTGCAGATCCTGCGACTGCGGGAGCTATTAATCTTCGTTCTCGTTGGGTTAGCCCTGGCAATACAAAGGCAAGCCCTTGGTAAAGAATGTATGGAAGAGCAACTGTTAGTCCGGTATACCCAGCAACTTTTATTGATACAAATAGGAACTCGC comes from Prochlorococcus sp. MIT 1307 and encodes:
- the cobM gene encoding precorrin-4 C(11)-methyltransferase, encoding MNPISIVGAGPGAIDLMTIRASERLKQAEVLIWADSLIPPQIAALAPENCERISTSSLTLEEILALLIKKHQQGKKIVRLHDGDPCLYGALSEQICGLEEAGIDVEVVPGLSAYQATAATLKAELTIPGQIQTIVLTRAGGRTGMPIRERLEHLASIRASLCLYLSARHVKEAQKTLLNYYPANTPVAIGYRVSWEDEWLKVVPLSQMAATSIKQGLIRTTLYVISPALEQSNNRSKLYEPTHSHLFRSSKK
- the lgt gene encoding prolipoprotein diacylglyceryl transferase, whose translation is MGELIATFRSPGPEFIQLGPFVVRWYGLLIAIAVLIGLNLSSKLANQRGIKKGLINDLMPLLVLSSVIGARIYYVGFEWRNYSGINFWGSVKLLGIYVPIPSALEIWGGGIAIHGALIAGTLSVIFFCRFTDQHFWNVLDVLLPSVALGQAIGRWGNFFNNEAFGVPTDLPWKLFIPYNFRPEIFADQKFFHPTFLYESIWNLLVCALLIVLFQLDLKGITKLPSGALSCIYLICYSIGRLWIEGLRTDPLCLGALPPSCEGGLRIAQVISVLLIGIGAMGLGWIYYLKKEMPWTSKFQKKRAR
- the petA gene encoding cytochrome f, yielding MRRLITFLLSSLLIGISMLITPQASWAYPFWAQQNYENPREATGKIVCANCHLANMTTQAEVPQSVRADSVFTAAVKVPYKTGTQEIGADGSEVPLQVGAVVMLPDGFKLAPQDRWTEKIKEETKGVYFTQYSEEKENIILVGPLPGDQNKEIIFPILSPDPSSNSNIHFGKYSIHVGGNRGRGQVYPTGEKSNNSVFTATKSGTITSIDPGENNSRVINIQTDDGELVREEIPVGPSLIVEVEDKVESGQYLTNDPNVGGFGQVDTEVVLQSPARVIGLLVFFMGVTLSQIMLVLKKKQVEKVQAAEGI
- the petC gene encoding cytochrome b6-f complex iron-sulfur subunit, encoding MTQMNAQDVPSMGRRQFMNLLTFGTVTGVALGALYPVSQYFTPIRAGGSGGGTTAKDELGNPVTSSGWLAKHPVGDRSLVQGLKGDPTYLVVEKADAISNFGINAICTHLGCVVPWNSGANKFICPCHGSQYDTNGKVVRGPAPLSLAIAHVSVEDDNVLISQWTETDFRTGDKPWWG
- the tatC gene encoding twin-arginine translocase subunit TatC; this encodes MPLVDHLEELRQRVLKSLLAVVIAAAGSLLFVRPIVRLLEAPAGSIRFLQLSPGEFLFVSIKVAGYTGLTVALPYILYQGLAFVLPGLTQRERRLIAPAVAGSAILFLTGLFFSLWVLVPAALGFLVSYGADVVEPIWSIERYLDFVLLLMIATGLAFQLPILQLLLGALGLVKWKQMLSAWRWVVLTAAIAGAVLTPSTDPITMLLLATAITVLFLIGVGLVALIDQFQ